Below is a window of Leptospira sp. WS4.C2 DNA.
GCAACGGATGGATTAAAATTTTATACAGATAGATTATACTGTAATTTCAAAATCAATCCCTATGTTTTCATTTTAATTTTCTCAACAGTTATCGACTACTTTGCAGCAAGACTGATCGAAGCAAAAAAAGACGGCGATATTGCGAGAGGTTGGTTACTCGTCCTTTCTCTTGTTGTCAACATTGGAACACTTGGATTTTTTAAATACACAGACTTTCTTCTTGGAGTGATTAACGATATACACCTCTTAGGTGCCTATCAATTTCCAAAACAAAACATCATCCTTCCAGTTGGAATTTCCTTTTATACATTTCAATCGATGAGTTATACTATCGATGTATATAATCGTAAAATCGAAGCTAGAAAATCATTTCTCGATTTTGCCTTGTATGTGGCTTTTTTTCCCCAACTCGTTGCAGGTCCCATTGTTCGAGCCGAAACCTTCTTTCGCGATTTAGACTTCCGATTGAGCGTTTACAAAGAACAGATTGATGCTGCATTTGCTTTAATCTTAATTGGTTTTACACGAAAGATAGTTTTTGCGGACAATCTTGCCCGAGTTGTTGATTCCACATTTGCCGATTATCAAAATCTAAATTCCATTGAAATTTGGACGGGTGCTCTTGCTTTTGGATGGCAAATCTACTTTGATTTTGCGGGTTACACTGACATTGCGATTGGTGTCGCAAGACTATTTGGATTTCAGTTCAATCCAAACTTCAACTTTCCCATGTCTTGTCGAAACATTGCCGACCATTGGTCAAGATGGCATATATCATTCTCTACATGGATCAGGGATTACATTTATATCCCGTTAGGTGGTTCTAGAGTCAGTGTCATCATGTACATTCGAAACATCATGATTACTTGGTTATTTGCAGGTTTATGGCATGGGGCTGCCTACCATTATGTAGGTTGGGGTATTTGGCAAGGCACCATGTTACTATCACACAAGTTCTATGGGGATACCAAATTGTCCAAGTTCCTTAACGGGAAAGGTGGGAGGGCATATGATTTGTTTGCTCGTATCTTTACCATGTTTTGTTTATCATTTGGTTTTATCATGTTTCGGGCGGAAACAATGGAAAAAGCAGTTCCAATGATGAAAGCTTTAGTGTTTTTAAATGATTCCGCAGCACCACTTATGCGCTGGTCTAACTACCGATTCGGAATCCTTCTAGTAATTTGTTTTATTGCGAGTTATGTTTTTTCAAAAAGACAAATCCCTACTCTTCTTACTGGAAGTTGGATGAAATATACGGCCTTTGTTATTGTTAATGTATTATTATTATTACTGTTTGGAGTCACTGAAAGTCAGAACTTCCTCTACTTTCAATTTTAAATATGAACTTACTCAAAGAAACGATCTCATTTCTTACAGATAAAAAATTAGTAGTAGCAATCCTGTTTTTACTAATATTTGAAATCCTTCTTCAATTTGGTTTTTATAAACCTTATTTAAAAAAGAACTCTTATGCTTCCAATATCAATCGGGTCACAGAGCATGTTTTATCCAAACGGGATGTTTTAGATCCAGATATTTTAATTGTCGGTACCTCTGTTGCATTCGAAGGTATTAGCGTTCGATTGCTCAACGAAAAGCTACAGAAGTCTGGGTGGAAAACTCAATCGATTGCAGTACGTGGATCAGAGTTAGTCGTCCAACATCGAATATTAGAAGATTATTTAACTAAATTCCCAAATGTAAAAATAATTTTGCATGTGATGGAGCCAGGTATGGCTTGGGTTGATAGGAAAAACATTGTTGAGCCGACACTAGCAATGTTGTCTGAACTAGGTAATTTAAAAGCGATTTCTACGGTTCATGAATTTGAATACGATTTAGAAATTTCAAATTACCTTTTCCTCATGTTTAAGTCTGTTGCTTACCGTAAAGACCTTTCGGATTTAGTAATTAATTTCAATGAACGTTTGAAATCTATTTTGAGAACAAACAAAAGCCCAAATACTAATCCATGGGACTATGAAAACGATCATCCGGAATCTATTGAAGAGTATAAACTGACTAGTGTAGAAGACTGTTTGAATCGTTTAGCATTGCATCTTCCTATAGAAATTCCAAAAGTTTCCAACCAAGACCATAGGCGGATGTTGGTTGAAACCTGTGGAGTTGCCAGTGTTGTCCCACAAGATTCGAACGCAACAGAAGATACCAAAAGGTATTTTAGAAGATTACAGAAAATGTATAACTTTATTGGGAGCAGAAATATTCATATCATCAATGTATTTGCTCCATATTCCGACGTAATCCGTAAGGTAAATAATGAAGGTCGGATGAAAGTATGGAAAGATGGTTTGACAGAGGCTTTATCGCCCTATCAAACCCTGGATGAAATGGATCTCCAAGATTCCCTCGGAATCAGTAATGGTAAGTATTGTTTTGACTTGATTCATTTGAATGAAGCGGGTATGAAAGAATTTACTAGAATCCTTGCAACTGAGTTGGAGAAAAAACTTGAGAAACGATGATCTCACTCTAAACCAATTACAATCAGAAGTCAATGATTGGATTCAAACAATAGGAGTTAGATATTTTTCTGAACTTACCAATTTAGCAATTCTAATGGAAGAAGTTGGAGAACTTTCTAGGCTAATGGCGAGAAAATTTGGAGACCAATCCTTCAAGTCTGAAGAATCCGCTGACAATATTCCGAGTGAGATCGGTGACATTCTTTTTGTGCTTACATGTTTGGCCAACCAAATGGGTATCTCCTTAGAAGATGCCATCCGTACAACAATTAAGAAAAATACTAAACGTGACTTGAATCGTCATAAAAACAATCCTAAACTCTAAACATTCGATTGAATTGGAATTCCCGCCTCACGTCTGATGGCATTCCAATATGCTGAGAGATGCGCAGGATGAGAATTCATATCGGAGATACAATAATCAAATTTTGAACGGAAGACAGAGTTAGACTCTAATTCGGATGCATACTTTGGATAATCCAACCTCATCTCTCGAAAAAATTGTTTCTGACCTTCGAAGTCATAATCTTCACGAAAAAACATAAACGCGTGAGCTAAGTCATGGAGGAGATGTTCGAAAGCGTCTCGTTTACCTTCGACTAAACTTCCTAACATAGCGTCATCCCAACTAATGGTAGAGTATCGATAACCTTGGCTCTGTGATTCCAACATTTCCAAAGAACTAGGATTGTAATCTATCAATCGAATGTCCCACTCACCAGTATGCCATTTCCAAAGTGCAAAACGTACGATATCCGGCATTCCATAAAAACGAACTACTTCTAAAAATTCTTTTGATTGGTTTCGATTTGGTAACGGTTTACCCATCCTTAGAAAAGGATGCCGTTTTACTCGACGTTCCAAATATAATAAAACGATCTGAAAGGCAAGTTGGCTGTCTGATATCTCTCCAGTTTCCCAATCCAACTTTAACGAAGCTAAATGTTGTCTAATGAGCTCAGCTTCTTTTTTTAATTCTTCTTCTGGAATACAAATCTTTTTGAAGGCACCATAAATGCGGCCGTTTTCGTGTGGCATATAAATTTTATTTAGATAATCCGTAATACTCCGTTTCTAAATGGAACATTCCGCCAAGTTCCCCTCCCAAAAAAAACAACGTCCCATCAGAAAATTTCACACCACTATGTTTTGATACACTATACTTTGCCATTCCCATATCGAAAAAACTGTTACTCTTCATATAGTCAAGTTTTTCCATAGTCCGACTTGGTTCACTAGTATAGTATCTGTAAGCTCCGCCATAAAAGAGAATCCCACCATCCGGTAACTCAGATGCAACACTCCACTCTCTACGAAATTTTGAGTTAGCAATCGTAGTTATTTGATTCCGAGTCCTATCAAATAACATTGTAGAGTTGTTTAAATTAGACAATTGAGCCCCGTAAATTAATACATTGCCATCAACTAACTTCATACATTTTAATGCACCTACTGGCACAGGCAATGTTGGACCCCAAGAAAAAGTCTCTGTGACCGGATCATAAAACTCGGTGGTATCTTTCGGTGCAAATATGCCATCGGTTCCACCAATGATAAACACACGACCATCATCAAGTAATACAGAACAAGAAAATGATCTTGGTGTCATCATTCGATTTGTGATTTCAGTAAATGTTCCAGTTGCGGGGTCATACTGTTCTGCAGTATTCAAGGAAGTAAAAAGAACAGGTGTTGTCGGGGCAAAATCACGAATCCCACCAAGAATAATTACTTTTCCATTTTGCAATTTTACAATATTATGCAAATGCCTTGGCCCATTCATATTCCCAGTTGGTGTGAATGAAGTTGTTTCTGTATCAAATATATAACTAGTTGTTAACGCATACGCAGTAGCGGATTGAATTCCTCCCGTAATGAGAAGATTTTTTCCATCCAACATTACAGCTCGTTCCCCGCGTAAACTCTCTGGAAGAGTTGGATTCGT
It encodes the following:
- a CDS encoding Kelch repeat-containing protein, whose translation is MNKLISLWFFFFIGCMFPSEYGNLYDQKSTSGLFLSAFFSSSPFSCTTNSNEKSLGNVDQVLLQCNRELANPDSSYLAEANHTVFSNINFSKIDSDRLLVKFDPLTDDGRYELNLSGVVSNSGETLTNDKLPIIIDTKIPTVSLVDYIPIADYTFFSSRYWDFTSSEPLAIFGPPMLSGSLASSVVLRSVQKINETTYRVYFETNFSSNGPGSLTLQFLNSKDNASNIVSNSLTVQFIGLVQGPKLNHGRTEFEAFQNASGDVIAIYGSTSSAEILRGGSSSFVLTNPTLPESLRGERAVMLDGKNLLITGGIQSATAYALTTSYIFDTETTSFTPTGNMNGPRHLHNIVKLQNGKVIILGGIRDFAPTTPVLFTSLNTAEQYDPATGTFTEITNRMMTPRSFSCSVLLDDGRVFIIGGTDGIFAPKDTTEFYDPVTETFSWGPTLPVPVGALKCMKLVDGNVLIYGAQLSNLNNSTMLFDRTRNQITTIANSKFRREWSVASELPDGGILFYGGAYRYYTSEPSRTMEKLDYMKSNSFFDMGMAKYSVSKHSGVKFSDGTLFFLGGELGGMFHLETEYYGLSK
- a CDS encoding MBOAT family protein; translated protein: MLFNSFEFLVFFFVTIIIGNVLKNRLQKLFFLLTSYYFYMAWQPSSISCSALATDGLKFYTDRLYCNFKINPYVFILIFSTVIDYFAARLIEAKKDGDIARGWLLVLSLVVNIGTLGFFKYTDFLLGVINDIHLLGAYQFPKQNIILPVGISFYTFQSMSYTIDVYNRKIEARKSFLDFALYVAFFPQLVAGPIVRAETFFRDLDFRLSVYKEQIDAAFALILIGFTRKIVFADNLARVVDSTFADYQNLNSIEIWTGALAFGWQIYFDFAGYTDIAIGVARLFGFQFNPNFNFPMSCRNIADHWSRWHISFSTWIRDYIYIPLGGSRVSVIMYIRNIMITWLFAGLWHGAAYHYVGWGIWQGTMLLSHKFYGDTKLSKFLNGKGGRAYDLFARIFTMFCLSFGFIMFRAETMEKAVPMMKALVFLNDSAAPLMRWSNYRFGILLVICFIASYVFSKRQIPTLLTGSWMKYTAFVIVNVLLLLLFGVTESQNFLYFQF
- a CDS encoding nucleotide pyrophosphohydrolase, coding for MRNDDLTLNQLQSEVNDWIQTIGVRYFSELTNLAILMEEVGELSRLMARKFGDQSFKSEESADNIPSEIGDILFVLTCLANQMGISLEDAIRTTIKKNTKRDLNRHKNNPKL